In Eriocheir sinensis breed Jianghai 21 chromosome 29, ASM2467909v1, whole genome shotgun sequence, a single genomic region encodes these proteins:
- the LOC127004929 gene encoding uncharacterized PE-PGRS family protein PE_PGRS54-like isoform X17 → MLAILTSLFPLLAIASGCGEVGPRAEVVCYSAAPAPPPSLDPCQCTVVVVEGAGLAHDLQLTSDADFTSYTALKTANPRLKIVVSLGGSNVKGETFALLTSSVEAVANFTQGAATFLEAHWLDGIEVDWRWPTNGKDKEDLTTLVKVLRLVLDQKVHNVSRRAVTEAVTEAVTEQQEEEEETTTFTPLQEDDESFGVDYSVLESGSEYEATVQPPVDEEDYLTTITTTTTTTETPTTTTATTIPNSTSSTTTTTPSTSTSSSGWTFERKRGGGRGGRIRGVVRRRPLNQVTPGDEKKDAEDAEDKGRLLMVTLAPNPEYIVKGYDLKELSKVVDYFTLPTHNLTLGEQHVTFHPARLMGVADLQNADSLVDLAAGLGVPLDHLILTVPATAMSFTLQDATLTTPRSPAADTPTYMSYSEACKVMSGGNWTVERDNDLTAPYAFDNLTWVAFDDPSSVKVKSKYALLRGLAGVALRDVDQADHEDTCGYGPYPLLSMIYTTFTELARSPRRTVLNSLVEDLTHSPSVPSDLRTSPFRIVRVVDRSGDITAIREYSSNTRYQCSRQGYYRDPDDCSNFYRCAKFNQYVDDFTVFEYACPRGLVFDDRWEVCAWPSAAPPCDGSSEIFPVPKQKFICPGEGYFTDPENCRWFFACLDHYGNGTYTQYEFRCPFGLAYDEDNYMCNWPWLVNGCGQNGVGYLDLAPGAAPVSVADVTGRRVYGKSIPTQQVPSQSLHGGSGDKAGCKECSGSVELSIGGKGVLSHEKGLIISPTLSNERLSYKVYKESIEFSGEKSQGGFGGSVSGGERSGERSQGGFGGRVSSGDHSGERSQGGSGSGVNAGGVAAVAFGSSLPQGPSFAGAKHTQDTAQHQGGSSGAASDRNAIKTPGTSPGYSYSAPSTAPLPSPVTEGYDNSQPRPSSTRTSSRGRPITSQGQPTGSRSGSGLGTSYSQPAAPSSSTRPSHGSQTSLRPSGGRPSTSRRPVTAAPGSGYSYAKPSVSAKPTPSRGRPTSRRPSSRRPTSSRPSSRRPSTSYPSPAPPTSGYSFPTPSTPFKPFPGEDVSSSSSSEEEPTRTTSSGYSYPTPSTSLTPGGGVTVSGQTPITSRPRVYPTPTPSTGYSHPEPPQSFGTLPPVPSPSGSVETGYRPTISSEESSEEGYSYSTPSRPLTTPRPRPTQPVATRRPRPSRPAATLPPPTTPGYSYEAPSLSFEPVRPFGSSESRETFQGVSDEVGIGATGGYSYQTPANPFLETKQPGFTPARPTPTPGYQTPRPSPTTRPQTPTYETPTRRPTPRPAPIPDSSSSEEGYSYRQPSVIFTVPGSSQSAEHSSSSSSEGGFAGYSYLPPSSDKSFNPFGSLGSGSHESSEGYSATGGSGHFGGSVQPSGGGSIHFGSGGSSHFSFGGSGDSGVSSGYRGSSGSGGQGGSGGSSHFSVGGSGGQSGSSESDEHRGSGSGGSSGFGGSGGQGGSGGSNGYSYSGGSSSFGGSGDGGSSESAEHRGSGGSSGSSHFGVGGSGGYSGSRGSSHFGSGGSGGGSSHFSIGGSGQSGSSGSADSGGSGGSGHVSSGGSRFFGTVGAGSSGSSESDEHGSRGGSSHFGTGGSGGRGGSSGGSSHFTFGGSGDSGSSESTEHRGTGGSSGYSGSNGGGGSRSRGGSGGSSGSSGSGGSGHFSFGGSGSRGGSGGSGGHSGSSESDEHRGSDGSESSGGSSHFSIGGSGGSGGSGGSGDQGGSGGSSGYIYSGGSSQLSFGGSSDSGSSESTEHRGSGGSGHFGGGGSGGSGGLSGSSHFSIGGSGGSGGRGGSGSRGGSRGSSGYSGSGSSGGSGHFSFGGSGHSGSSESDEHRASGGSSHFGGGGSGGSGGRGGSRVNGGRGGSGGSGSGGRGGSSDSGRYSGSSGSGGSGGSAGSSHFSIGGSGGSGGGGGSGGSGGSGGSSHFGGGGSGGSGGSGGSSHFSIGGSSGTGEIGGSGGRGGSGGSRSRGGSGGSGGYSYSGGSSQFSFGGSSDSGSSESTEHRASGGSGHFGGSGSGGSGGSSHFGGAGSSHLSIGGSGGTGGIGGSGGRGGGGGSGSRGSSAASSGYSGGSGSSHISFGGSGDSGSSESDEHRGSGGSGHFGGGGSGGSGGLSGSGGSGSAGSGGYSGSSGSGGSSHFSIGGSGGSGGRGGSGGSRSGGRGVSSGSGGYSGGSGSGGSGGSGGSRGSGGSSHFGGGGSGSSGGLSHFGGGGLGGSGGSGGSSHFSIGGSSGTGGIGGSGGRGGSGGSGGRGGSGGSGAYSYSGGSSDSGSSESTEHRGSGGSGHFGGSGSGGSGGSSHFSIGGSGGSGSGGSSGFGGGSGTGGSGHFSIGGSGGSGGSGSRGGSGGSGSGGSSGFGGSSGTGGSGHFSIGGSGVSGGSGVSGGSGSRGGSGGSGSGGSSGFGGSSGTGGSGHFSIGGSGGRGGSGGSGGGGSSGFGGSSGSGGSGHFGIGGSGGSGGSGGRGGSGDHGRSGGAGGVGNGGSSGYGGSSGSIGRSGGHGGIGGSGGRGGVGGSGGAGSGGSSGFGGSSGSGGSDHFSIGGSGGSGGSGGHGGIGGSGGRGGVGGSGGAGSGGSSGFGGSSGSGGSDHFSIGGSGGIGGSGGRGGVGGSGGRGGSGVSGSSGSGAYSGASGSGGSGHFSIGGSGFGGSGGHSGSSGGGGSGHSGAGGSGGSGGRGGSGGSGGYSGGSGHFGSLGSETRVGTGGSGSSSGGGSRFFGSSGSGDSGSSESAGHGGRGGSGGSGSGVGVGGGYGRGQKVSGSSSRRPLTGGPSLVAKLTGKRHKLERFGPGGRRDFDDTLGPEVCERAGLFRHPDTCDKFYECYWDRWVERFTLHVFDCPIAIVYDSGITACNWPFNGPPCED, encoded by the exons gTGCTAAGGCTGGTGCTGGATCAGAAGGTACACAACGTTAGCCGACGAGCCGTGACGGAGGCGGTGACGGAGGCGGTGACggagcagcaggaagaggaggaagagaccacCACGTTCACGCCGCTACAGGAGGACGatgagag CTTCGGCGTCGACTACAGCGTCCTCGAGTCCGGATCCGAGTACGAGGCGACGGTGCAGCCCCCTGTGGACgaggag GATTACTTAacaaccattaccacaaccaccaccaccaccgaaacaccaaccaccaccactgcaaccaccatccccaactccacctcctccaccacaaccacaactccATCCACCTCCACAAGCTCCTCCGGCTGGACATTCGagcggaagagaggaggaggaagaggaggaaggataagaggcgTTGTGAGGAGGAGGCCGTTGAATCAAGTTACCCcgggagatgagaagaaggatgCTGAGGATGCTGAGGATAAGGGGAGGCTGCTGATGGTGACCTTGGCGCCTAATCCTGAGTATATCGTGAAGGGTTATGACCTCAAGGAGTTGTCGAA aGTGGTGGACTACTTCACACTCCCCACGCACAACCTGACCCTGGGGGAGCAACATGTGACCTTCCACCCCGCGAGACTGATGGGCGTGGCGGACCTACAGAACGCC GACTCCCTGGTGGACCTCGCGGCAGGACTCGGAGTGCCCCTCGACCACCTGATCCTGACCGTCCCCGCCACGGCCATGTCCTTCACCCTGCAGGacgccaccctcaccaccccccGCTCTCCCGCCGCGGACACGCCCACCTACATGTCCTACTCCGAG gcGTGCAAGGTCATGTCCGGAGGGAACTGGACGGTGGAGAGGGACAATGACCTGACCGCGCCCTACGCCTTCGACAACCTGACCTGGGTGGCCTTCGATGACCCCAGCAGCGTCAAGGTCAAg agCAAGTACGCGCTGCTGCGAGGCCTGGCTGGCGTGGCGCTGAGGGACGTGGATCAGGCAGACCACGAGGACACGTGTGGATATGGTCCATACCCGCTCCTCTCCATGATCTACACCACATTCACTGAG CTCGCTCGGTCACCCCGCCGCACGGTGCTCAATAGTCTGGTGGAGGACCTCACCCACTCCCCCTCCGTGCCCTCAGACCTGCGCACGTCCCCCTTCAGGATCGTCCGTGTTGTGGATAGGTCAGGTGACATCACGGCCATCAG GGAGTACTCGTCAAACACTCGCTACCAGTGCTCGCGCCAGGGATACTACCGCGATCCCGACGACTGCTCCAACTTCTACAGGTGTGCCAAATTCAACCAGTATGTGGACGACTTCACGGTGTTCGAGTACGCATGTCCTCGTGGCCTTGTGTTCGACGACCGCTGGGAAGTGTGTGCCTGGCCCTCGGCGGCACCCCCATGCGACGGCTCTTCCGAGATTTTCCCGGTCCCGAAGCAGAAGTTCATCTGTCCGGGCGAGGGTTACTTTACCGACCCTGAAAATTGCCGGTGGTTCTTTGCATGCCTTGACCACTACGGCAACGGCACCTACACGCAGTATGAGTTCCGCTGCCCCTTCGGCCTGGCTTACGACGAGGACAACTATATGTGTAACTGGCCGTGGTTGGTGAATGGATGTGGCCAGAACGGCGTTGGCTACCTGGACCTTGCCCCTGGAGCGGCGCCCGTCAGTGTTGCCGACGTGACTGGACGTCGTGTGTATGGTAAAAGCATACCAACGCAACAGGTGCCATCGCAGAGCCTCCACGGCGGCAGCGGAGACAAGGCAGGCTGCAAGGAGTGTAGCGGATCGGTGGAACTGTCCATTGGAGGCAAGGGTGTGCTCAGCCACGAGAAGGGCCTCATCATCTCCCCGACCCTAAGTAACGAACGCCTTTCTTACAAAGTTTACAAGGAAAGTATCGAGTTCTCAGGCGAAAAATCTCAGGGTGGTTTTGGCGGCAGTGTGAGCGGCGGAGAACGATCAGGTGAGCGTTCTCAAGGCGGCTTTGGAGGAAGGGTGAGTAGCGGAGACCACTCAGGCGAGAGGTCTCAGGGCGGCTCTGGCAGTGGGGTGAACGCTGGTGGAGTTGCAGCGGTGGCCTTTGGGTCGTCCCTCCCGCAAGGCCCTTCGTTCGCTGGAGCCAAGCACACTCAGGACACTGCACAGCACCAAGGAGGGTCCTCAGGAGCCGCGTCTGACCGCAATGCCATCAAGACGCCTGGAACATCTCCTGGGTACTCTTACAGCGCCCCGTCAACCGCCCCGCTGCCATCCCCAGTCACCGAGGGCTATGACAACTCGCAGCCTCGCCCGTCCTCCACACGCACTTCGTCCCGCGGGCGGCCAATCACGTCTCAGGGGCAACCTACAGGTTCCCGCTCGGGCTCCGGATTAGGAACTTCTTACTCACAACCTGCAGCACCTTCTTCTTCTACCCGACCCTCCCACGGCTCACAGACATCACTGCGCCCCTCCGGTGGTAGACCTTCCACTTCCAGAAGGCCAGTCACTGCAGCGCCAGGAAGCGGATACTCCTACGCCAAACCCTCTGTTTCCGCCAAACCCACTCCCTCTCGTGGCCGACCAACCAGCCGCCGCCCATCCAGTCGTAGACCCACAAGCAGCAGACCCTCCAGTCGCCGACCTTCCACCTCCTACCCATCCCCCGCACCACCCACCTCTGGATACTCTTTCCCCACTCCATCAACACCCTTCAAGCCATTCCCTGGTGAAGACGTGTCATCGTCGTCTTCGTCGGAGGAGGAGCCCACAAGAACAACGTCCTCCGGTTACTCCTACCCCACGCCAAGCACCTCTCTTACTCCCGGCGGCGGAGTCACCGTCTCCGGTCAAACGCCCATCACTTCCCGGCCGCGGGTCTACCCCACGCCCACACCCTCGACGGGATACTCCCACCCCGAGCCACCCCAGTCCTTCGGCACCCTCCCGCCCGTTCCTTCGCCTTCTGGGTCCGTTGAAACTGGGTACCGTCCCACCATCAGCAGTGAAGAGTCCAGTGAGGAGGGCTACAGCTACTCCACACCCAGCCGACCACTCACCACCCCTCGCCCCCGACCCACACAACCAGTGGCCACGCGCCGTCCACGACCAAGCCGACCAGCCGCCACCCTGCCACCTCCAACTACCCCCGGGTACTCCTACGAAGCTCCCTCGCTGTCGTTCGAGCCTGTGAGACCTTTTGGGTCATCGGAGAGCAGAGAGACCTTCCAGGGAGTGTCCGATGAAGTAGGCATCGGGGCCACAGGCGGCTACTCTTACCAGACCCCGGCAAACCCCTTCCTCGAAACCAAGCAGCCCGGCTTTACCCCAGCCAGACCCACCCCGACACCTGGCTACCAAACACCCAGACCTTCACCGACAACACGGCCCCAGACACCCACCTATGAGACTCCGACGAGGAGGCCAACGCCCCGACCAGCCCCGATCCCCGACTCCTCGAGCTCTGAGGAGGGCTACTCCTACCGTCAACCGAGCGTGATCTTTACGGTGCCGGGCAGCTCTCAGTCTGCCgagcactcctcttcctcctcctctgagggTGGGTTCGCTGGCTACTCCTACTTGCCGCCGTCATCAGATAAGTCGTTCAATCCCTTCGGCTCGCTGGGCAGTGGATCTCACGAGAGTAGCGAAGGATACAGCGCGACGGGTGGATCAGGGCACTTTGGTGGATCTGTTCAGCCCAGCGGAGGAGGATCGATCCACTTCGGCAGTGGTGGCTCAAGCCATTTCAGCTTTGGTGGATCAGGAGACAGCGGAGTATCAAGTGGATATCGTGGAAGTAGTGGATCAGGAGGTCAAGGAGGAAGCGGTGGATCAAGCCACTTCAGTGTTGGTGGATCAGGAGGCCAGAGCGGCAGCAGTGAGTCAGACGAACACCGCGGCAGTGGCAGCGGTGGATCAAGTGGATTTGGTGGGTCAGGTGGtcaaggtggaagtggaggatcaAATGGATACAGCTACAGCGGTGGATCAAGCAGTTTTGGTGGATCAGGAGACGGCGGAAGCAGTGAATCAGCAGAACACCGCGGCAGTGGTGGATCAAGCGGATCGAGTCATTTCGGTGTCGGTGGATCAGGTGGATACAGTGGAAGCCGTGGATCAAGCCACTTTGGTAGCGGAGGCAGTGGTGGAGGATCAAGCCACTTCAGTATTGGTGGATCAGGTCAGAGCGGCAGCAGTGGATCAGCAGACAGCGGTGGAAGTGGTGGATCAGGCCACGTTAGCAGCGGTGGATCAAGATTCTTCGGCACAGTTGGAGCAGGCAGTAGTGGCAGCAGTGAATCAGACGAACATGGCAGCCGCGGTGGATCAAGCCACTTCGGTACTGGGGGATCAGGTGGCCGAGGTGGAAGCAGCGGTGGATCGAGTCACTTCACTTTTGGCGGATCAGGCGACAGCGGCAGCAGCGAATCGACAGAACACCGCGGCACTGGTGGATCAAGTGGATACAGTGGAAGCAATGGTGGCGGTGGATCACGGAGCCGAGGTGGAAGTGGTGGATCAAGCGGAAGCAGCGGAAGCGGAGGATCAGGCCACTTCAGTTTTGGTGGATCAGGGAGCCGAGGTGGAAGTGGTGGATCAGGAGGCCACAGCGGCAGCAGCGAGTCTGATGAACACCGCGGCAGTGACGGATCAGAAAGCAGCGGTGGATCAAGCCACTTTAGCATTGGTGGATCTGGAGGAAGCGGCGGAAGCGGTGGATCAGGAGATCAAGGTGGAAGCGGCGGCTCAAGTGGATACATTTACAGCGGTGGATCAAGCCAGTTAAGCTTCGGTGGATCAAGTGACAGCGGCAGCAGTGAATCCACGGAACACCGCGGCAGTGGTGGATCAGGCCACTTCGGAGGCGGTGGATCAGGAGGCAGCGGTGGATTAAGTGGATCAAGCCACTTCAGCATCGGTGGATCAGGAGgtagcggaggaagaggaggatcgggAAGCAGAGGTGGAAGTAGGGGATCAAGCGGCTACAGTGGAAGCGGTAGCAGCGGTGGATCAGGCCACTTCAGTTTTGGTGGATCAGGCCACAGCGGCAGCAGCGAGTCAGACGAACACCGCGCCAGTGGTGGATCAAGCCACTTCGGAGGCGGTGGATCAGGAGGCagcggaggaagag GTGGATCAAGAGTCaacggaggaagaggtggatcaGGAGGATCAGGAAGTGGTGGACGCGGAGGAAGTAGCGACAGTGGAAGATACAGTGGAA GCAGTGGAAGTGGTGGATCAGGAGGCAGCGCTGGATCAAGCCACTTCAGCATTGGTGGATCAggaggcagcggaggaggaggtggatcagGAGGATCAGGAGGCAGCGGTGGATCAAGCCACTTCGGAGGCGGTGGATCAGGAGGCAGCGGTGGATCAGGCGGATCAAGCCACTTCAGCATTGGTGGATCATCAGGAACAGGTGAAATTGGTGGTTCCGGAGGCCGAGGAGGCAGTGGTGGATCACGCAGTCGAGGTGGAAGCGGTGGATCAGGCGGATACAGTTACAGCGGTGGATCAAGCCAGTTCAGTTTCGGCGGATCAAGCGACAGCGGCAGCAGTGAATCAACGGAACACCGCGCCAGTGGTGGATCAGGCCACTTTGGAGGCAGTGGATCAGGAGGCAGCGGTGGATCAAGCCACTTTGGAGGCGCTGGATCAAGTCACTTAAGCATCGGTGGATCAGGAGGAACTGGAGGAATTGGTGGTTccggaggccgaggaggaggtggtggatcaGGCAGTCGAGGAAGCAGTGCTGCATCAAGTGGATACAGTGGAGGCAGCGGATCAAGCCACATCAGCTTTGGTGGATCAGGTGACAGCGGCAGCAGCGAATCGGATGAACACCGCGGCAGTGGTGGATCAGGCCACTTTGGAGGCGGTGGATCAGGAGGCAGCGGAGGCCTAAGTGGATCAGGAGGATCAGGAAGTGCTGGTTCAGGAGGGTACAGCGgaagtagtggcagtggtggatcAAGCCATTTCAGCATCGGTGGATCAGGAGGCagcggaggaagaggtggatcaGGAGGATCCAGAAGTGGTGGACGCGGAGTAAGTAGTGGAAGTGGAGGATACAGTGGAGGCAGTGGCAGTGGTGGATCAGGAGGCAGCGGTGGATCAA GAGGCAGCGGTGGATCAAGCCACTTCGGAGGCGGTGGATCAGGAAGCAGCGGCGGATTAAGCCACTTCGGAGGCGGTGGATTAGGAGGCAGCGGTGGATCAGGCGGATCAAGCCACTTCAGCATTGGCGGATCATCAGGAACAGGTGGAATTGGTGGTTCCGGAGGCCGAGGAGGCAGTGGTGGATCAGGTGGTCGAGGTGGAAGCGGCGGATCAGGCGCATACAGTTACAGCGGTGGATCAAGCGACAGCGGCAGCAGTGAATCAACGGAACACCGCGGCAGTGGTGGATCAGGCCACTTTGGAGGCAGTGGatcaggaggaagtggaggatcgAGTCACTTCAGCATCG GTGGATCAGGAGGATCAGGAAGTGGTGGATCAAGCGGATTCGGTGGAGGAAGCGGAACCGGAGGATCAGGTCACTTCAGCATTGGAGGatcaggaggaagtggaggatcaGGAAGCCGAGGTGGATCAGGAGGATCAGGAAGTGGTGGATCAAGCGGATTCGGTGGAAGTAGCGGAACCGGAGGATCAGGTCACTTCAGCATTGGAGGATCAGGAGTAAGTGGAGGATCAGGAGTAAGTGGAGGATCAGGAAGCCGAGGTGGATCAGGAGGATCAGGAAGTGGTGGATCAAGCGGATTCGGTGGAAGTAGCGGAACCGGAGGATCAGGTCACTTCAGCATTGGTGGATCAGGAGGCAGAGGTGGATCAGGAGGATCAGGAGGTGGTGGATCAAGCGGATTCGGTGGAAGTAGCGGAAGCGGAGGATCAGGTCACTTCGGCATTGGTGGatcaggaggaagtggaggatcaGGAGGCAGAGGTGGATCAGGAGACCATGGTAgaagtggaggagcaggaggagtaggaaacGGTGGATCAAGTGGATACGGTGGAAGCAGTGGAAGCATTGGTAGATCAGGAGGCCATGGTGGAATCGGTggatcaggaggaagaggtggagtcgGTGGATcaggaggagcaggaagtggTGGATCAAGCGGATTCGGTGGAAGTAGCGGAAGCGGAGGATCAGATCACTTCAGCATTGGTGGatcaggaggaagtggtggatcaGGAGGCCATGGTGGAATCGGTggatcaggaggaagaggtggagtcgGTGGATcaggaggagcaggaagtggTGGATCAAGCGGATTCGGTGGAAGTAGCGGAAGCGGAGGATCAGATCACTTCAGCATTGGTGGATCAGGAGGAATCGGTggatcaggaggaagaggtggagtcgGTGGATCAGGAGGCCGAGGTGGCTCAGGAGTATCAGGAAGTAGTGGATCAGGAGCATACAGTGGAGCCAGTGGGAGCGGTGGATCAGGCCACTTCAGTATCGGTGGATCAGGCTTTGGTGGATCAGGAGGCCATAGCGGGAGCAGCGGTGGAGGTGGATCAGGTCACTCTGGCGCCGGTGGAAGCGGTGGATCAGGAGGACGTGGAGGGAGTGGCGGATCAGGCGGCTACAGCGGAGGATCGGGTCACTTCGGGAGTCTTGGATCAGAAACTCGAGTGGGGACTGGTGGATCAGGGAGCAGCAGCGGCGGTGGATCAAGGTTCTTCGGCTCAAGTGGATCAGGAGACAGTGGAAGCAGTGAATCAGCGGGGCATGGTGGTCGCGGCGGCTCGGGTGGCAGCGGGAGTGGCGTGGGCGTTGGCGGGGGCTACGGGCGTGGTCAGAAGGTGTCGGGGTCAAGCTCCCGGCGACCCCTGACAGGCGGACCTTCACTGGTGGCCAAACTGACGGGGAAGCGACACAAGCTGGAGCGGTTCGGGCCTGGCGGGCGGCGGGACTTCGATGACACGCTCGGCCCGGAGGTGTGTGAGCGCGCGGGTCTCTTCCGGCACCCCGACACATGCGACAAGTTCTATGAGTGTTACTGGGACCGCTGGGTGGAACGCTTTACCCTCCATGTCTTCGATTGTCCCATTGCTATTGTGTATGATTCAGGCATCACCGCATGTAACTGGCCCTTCAATGGTCCACCCTGTGAGGACTAA